A window of Kribbella sp. NBC_00382 genomic DNA:
TCGAGCAGGAGCGTGAGGTCGCGGGCGGTACGGGCCATCGGACCGACGACGGCGAGGTCGGGGTCGACCGGCAAGGCCGGCCCGGGCGGCGGGGACATGCCGCGGCCGGCCGCCAGCCCGAGGGTCGGCTTGTGTCCGTAGACGCCGCAGAAATGCGCGGGGGTACGCAGCGAGCCGGCGATGTCGGAACCGATGGACAGCGCGCCGAACCCGCACGCCAGGGCCGCCGCTGATCCGCCGGAGGACCCGCCCGCCGTGCGCTCGTGATCCCACGGGTTATTGGTGGTGCCGTAGATCTCGTTGAAACTCTGGAGACCTTGCAGCCCCACCGGCACATTCGTCTTACCGAGTATCACCGCCCCGGCAGCCTTGAGCCGCGCCACCTGTACCGCGTCCTCGGGCGGCACGAAGTCCCGGTACTGCGGCAAGCCCCACGTCGTCGGCAGCCCGGCCACGTCGTAGGACTCCTTGACCGTCACTGGGATGCCGAGCAGAGGCCGGTCCTCGCCGCGGGCGCGCGCCTGGTCGGCACGGCGTGCGGCGGCCCGCGCACGGTCGAAGTCCGGCACACAGATCGCGTTGATCTCCCTGTCATCCCGCTCGATCCGGCCGATCGCCTCATCGGTCAGTTCCACCGAGCTCACGTCACCAGCACGCATCGCGGCCGCGAACTCTTCGGCCGACCCACAGTTCAAGTCCATGAATCGGACGCTATCGAGGTACCTGGGAGGCCATAAAACCTCGCTTCGCACAACGGGGTCAGCTTCGCCGGGTGGTTGCTGGTGGCTACTGGATTCGGCCGTGCTGGGTGAGACTGGGGTATGGAGATCGAGGGGCGGAATCTGCCGGCGCCTTGTGTGGTGGTGCTGGTCGGACCGGGGGCGGCGGGGAAGTCGACTTGGGCTGCGGAGACGTTTGCGGCTGATTTGGTGGTCTCCAGCGATCGGTTGCGGGCGCTGGTCGGGGCGGGGGAAGACGATCTGGCGGCCAGTGCGGATGCGTTCGCGTTGCTGGAGGAGGTTGTCCGGCAGCGGATCGGGCGGCGGTTGACGACGGTGATCGACACGTTGGGGCTGGATCGGGAGCGGCGGCTCAACTGGCTCGCGATGGCTAGGGCACAAGGGATTCCTTGTGTGGCGGTTGGGTTCGATACGCCGGCGGCGGAGTGTCGGAGGCGGAATCGGGAACGGGCCAAGCGGATTCCGGCGGATGTGTTGAGTGGGCAGCTCAAGACTTGGGCGGCGGTCAAAAAGGAGTTGCCGGGCGAAGGGTATGACGACGTGCTCGCGCCTCGGGCGGTACGCGTAGTACCGGAGGCTTTTGTGGGTGCTGCCGAGGCTTTGCAGCGGCAGCGGGATACACCGGCTGGGTTGCGGTTCGGGTTGCAGCTGAGCAGCTATACGCATAAGGCGGGGCGGAAGACGACGGGTCAGTGGATCAAGGATGTCGGCGCAGCGGCTGAGGCGGCTGGGTTCGACGGGATCTACGTGATGGATCATTTCCGGCAGATTCCGCAGGTCGGGCGGGCGTGGGAGGACTTCCTCGAGAGCTGGACGACGTTGGCGTTTCTCGCGGCTAGTACGGAGCGGGTACGGCTGGGAACGCTCGTCAGTGGGATCACCTATCGCAACGTGGCTCATCTCGGGAAGATCGTCGCGACGCTCGACGTGCTGAGTGGTGGCCGGGCGGTGTGCGGGTTGGGGCTGGCGTGGTTCGAGGCTGAGCACAAGGCTTATGGGTGGGAGTTCCCGTCTGTCGGGGATCGGTATGCGCTGCTGGAGGACGCGTTGCAGCTGTTGCCCGTGTTGTGGGGACCAGGCAACAAACCGTGGCGGGGCAAGGTTCTCGACGTACCGGAGACTGCTTGTTATCCACGGCCCTTGCAGGATCCGCTGCCGATCCTGGTCGGCGGGAGCGGCAACCGCACTCTGCGCCTGGCCGCCCGGTACGCCGATGCCGTCAACGTCTTCGGCACTGCGGACAAGGTCCGGGAGAAGGCCGCGTTCCTCAAGGCGAACACCGAACCTGGCAAGGAACCCCCGCGCCTCACCCAGCTGTCGACCACCCTCATTGGCAAGAACCCGCAGCACCTCACCGACCTGATCGACCGACTCCGCCCGCGCAACCAGGATCCCGCCAAGTACGCCGCGAGCGTCAACGCCGGCACCGTCCCCGACCAGATCGGCCGCTTCCGCGAACTGGCTGAGGCGGGCGCGGCTGAGGTCATGTTCAGCCTCCCCGACCTCGACGACGACCTCACTCCACTCGCAACAGCCGGAGAGGTCATCGCCGCCTTCCGCTAGTGTCCGGCTGACGCTGAGCTGTCGGTCGGGGCTGCGAGGATGTTGCCATGGAGCAGAAGTTGAGCCGACAGGAAGCCTCAGATGCAGTCAGCGATGCGGGCTGGCGCTTCCTGCTAGGCGCGCTGCGAACGTCCGTCCCGGTCAGCTCACTGGCCGAAGCAGCCAAGATCGCATCGCGCGCGGTCGAGGCATGTGGCGACGACGCAGACCAGCACCTTGTCGCTGACATCCGGCCTAACCGGGTGGTGCTCACTCTCCAGTCCCTGGACCACGCCGCAGTCACCACGCGAGACATCGACCTCGCGCATCGGATCTCCGTCGTCGTACGCGAGGCCGGCTCACAAACCGGCCCTGACATCGGCGGGGATGCACCACGGTCGGTCCAAATCCTGGAGATCGGGATCGACGCCCTGGACATCGCGGCGATCCGCCCCTTCTGGAAGGCCGTGTTGGGTTACGCCCCTGAAGCAGGAGCCGACGGCCCCGAGGACCCGCTAGTCGACCCCGTAGGCCAAGGCGCCGCGATCTGGTTCCAGCAGATGGACCACCCCCGCCCCCAACGCAACCGCGTTCACCTAGACATCTCCGTCCCCCACGACGAAGCACTCCGCCGCCTCGACGCCGCCCTGTCCGCCGGCGGCCAACTCCTCTCCGAAGTCCGAGCCCCAGCCTTCTGGGTCCTCTCCGACCCCGAAGGCAACGAAGCCTGCATAACCACCTGGCAAGCCCGAGACAAGCCCACCCCTTGAACCCCCTGGCCTCGCCGTGTCCCACTCGACTCGAGCGGGACACATCTCCCCCTGGCCGCGCCAACTCTCGCCCTGCACTCCCGGGCCAGCACTGCGGGCCCGATTCGAATCCCAGCCTGAAGTCCAGCCCGCGAGGTGACGCGTAGCGTCACGAGCCGTCGACCGCCGTAGCTCCGGGCTTCGCTGTGTCCCGCTCGACAGGAGGTAGTCACCGACTTGCACCCTGTCCACGCTCAGCCAGCGCGCCACGCCCGCCGCACAGCCGACTACCTCCTGTCGAGCGGACACATCTCCCCCTGGCCGACGGCAGCTCCAGCTCTTGCGCCGCCGCCCGCACTCGCACTGCGAGCCCGACCCCAATCTCGGCCTGAGGTCCGGGCCGCGAGGTGACGCGAAGCGTCACGAGCCTTTAGCCACCTGCTCGCGGCGCGCCAGTGTGTCCGGATCGCCGGCCGGCGACACGACCCGGGCCCGATCCACCCAGCAGTAATCGCTGAGGCGCTGCGCAGACCTGTCTCGGCCCGAGACCAGACAAACCCCGCGCCCGGCACCGCGTGAACCGCAGCGGTAGCCGGGACTGGCTGTTGCTTTAGTTCTTGAGTTTTAGGTTGAGGAGGGCGTTTTCGATTAGTTCGGGCATGGCGGGGTGGATCCAGTACTGGCCTCGGGCCATGGTGTGGGCGTCCAGGCCGAAGCTCATCGCCTGGATGACGGGCTGGATGACTGTGGATGCCTGGGGGCCGATGACGTGGGCGCCGAGGATTTGGCCGGTGTCGGGGTCGGCGAGGATTTTGGCGAAGCCGGTGGTGTCTTCCATGGCCCAGCCGTACGCGATATCGGCGTACGCCTCGCGGCCGACCACATAGGCGACGCCCTGCTCGAGCGCCTCCTCCTCGGTCAGGCCGACCGACGCGACCTGGGGTGAGCCGAACACGGCGTGCGGTACGAACCGGTGGTCCGACCTGATCCGGTCGTCGGGGTGCAGGAGGTTGTGCTGCACGACTCGCGCCTCGTGGTTGGCGACGTGCTTCAGCTGGTACGGCGAACAGACGTCGCCCAGCGCATAGATCCCCTCGACAGCCGTCTGCTGGAACTCATCCACCACCACCCGGCCGTCGGACTCGACCTCGACCCCGGCGACCCCGACGTCGAGCAGGTCCGAGTTCGGCGTACGGCCGACCGCGACCAGCACCTCGTCGACCGCGATCTCATCGGCACCAGTCGGGCTGAGGGTCTTGAGGATGATCGCGTCGTTGCGCCGCCAGACGTGAACCGTCTCGTGCAGCAACTTCACCGTGTACTTCTCCGCAGCGATCTCCGTGTACCGTCGGGCGATCTCGCTGTCCTCGTGCCGCAGCATCCGGTCGGAGCGCGCGATCAGCGTCACCTCGACCCCGAGCGACGAGAACACATGCGCGAACTCAGCGGCAACGAACCCACTCCCGATGATGCCCAGCCGCCGCGGCAACTCCGGCAGCCGCATGATCGTGTCGGAGGTGTGGAACCCGGTCTCCTCCAGCCCCGGGATGAACGGCACGATCGGCCGGCTCCCCGCGGCGAGTACGAACTTGTCAGCGGTCAGTACGACCGTCTCACCACCCTCGTTCGCCGTCACGGTCAGCTCGCGCTCGGCAGTGAACCGCCCGGTGCCGTGGTACAGCGTCACGTTGACGTTGTTCGGGTGGTGTTCCCGGTACTCCGCTCCGCCCGCGGAGATCGGGTCGATCCGGCCGAAGATCCGGTCCCGGATGTCGGGCCAGCGCACCCCGGTCAGCTGCTCGTCCACGCCCAGCCGCGAGCTGTGCGACGGTACCGCCGCCAGATCCGCCGTGTGGACGAACATCTTGGTCGGGATGCAGCCGACGTTCAGGCAGGTCCCGCCGAAGATGCCGCGCTCGACGATCGCCACCTTCTGGTCCGCGAACTGCTTGGTCACGATCGTGTTCCCGGAGCCGGTGCCAACAACCACCAAGTCGTAATGAGTCACACCCCATTGTGCGCGTGTCCCTCAACCTGAACCCACCGGCGGTCAGGATGTGGCGAACTCCTGAGCCGATGGCGGGCCGAGCCGGGTCAGGCGACCTGGGGTTTGACTGCTGGCTCGGGCGAGGACGGGGTTTCCGTCAGGGTGGATTTCTCGCCGAGGAGGTCTGTGGTCGGGCTGAGGATGTCCAGGCGGGGGCGGGGTAGGAGGTGGGGGCGGATTGCGAGGCCTCGGCGGCGGGAGAAGTACAGGACTGAGGCGGTGGTGCCGAGGACTGTGATGGCGCCACCGACGATGAGGGACCAGCGGGCGCCGAACTCCTGGCCGACCCAGCCGATGAACGGGGAGCCGATCGGGGTGCCGCCCATCAGGACGGTCATGTAGAGGGCCATGACGCGGCCGCGCATGGTGGGCTCGATGCCTAGCTGCATGGTGGCGTTGGCGGCGGTGAGCATCGTCAGGGCGGTGAAGCCGACCAGCGGCAGCACCACGGCGAAGGACAGGTACGTCGGCATCAGTCCGCTGACCACAACCATCAGACCGAAGGCCAGCGCCGCACCGATCACCAACCGGCCGCGGGTGCGGACCCGGCGAGCCGCCAGCAGTGCGCCGGCCAGCGAGCCGATCGCCAGGATCGAGCCGAGGATGCCGTACTCCCCCGCGCCCTTGTGGAAGGCCTGGGTGGCCATCAGCGCGGACGTCATCTGGAAGTTCAGCCCGAAGGTACCGGCGAAGAACACCGCGACGAGCACCATCATCAGGTCGGGCCGGCGCCACAGGTAGCGCATCCCGTCCCGGATCATGCCCTTCTCGCGGGCCGCGACCTTCGGGGTGTGCAGCTCCTTCGAGCGCATCAGGTGCAGCGACAGGATCACCGCGGCGTAGCTGAAGCCGTTGATGATGATCACCGGCCCGGTACCGATCCAGTGGATCAGCAAACCGGCCAGCCCGGGGCCGATCAGCCTGGCTGCGTTGAAGGAGGCCGAGTTGAGGCCGACGGCGTTGGACAGTTCGTCCTTGCCGACCATCTCCACCACGAACGCCTGCCGGGTCGGCGCGTCGAACGCGGTCCCGATCCCGAACAGGAAGGCGAGCGCGTAGACGTGCCACGCCTCGACCACGCCGGTCACCGTCATGGCGCCGAGGACCAGCGCGACGGCGCCCATCGCGATCTGGGTGATGGTCAGTACGCGGCGCTTGGGGAACCGGTCGGCGATCAGACCGGCGTACGGGGAGATCAGCAGGGCCGGGAGGAACTGCAGGCCGGTGACGATGCCGAGGGCGGTACCGGAGTGGGTCAGCTCCAGGACCAGCCAGTCCTGGGCGACGCGCTGCATCCAGGTGCCGATGTTGGAGATGATCGCGCCGCTGGCGTAGAGCCGGAAGTTGCGGACCTTGAACGCGCGGAAGGTCGGGCTCATGTGGCCGCCAGGCGTTCGAGAACAGGTGCTGCCTTGCGCAGGATGTCGCGCTCCTCAGGAGTAAGTTTCTTCAGTTTCGTCTGCAGCCACTCGTCGCGCCGGCGCCGGTTGGCGTGCAGCAGGTCGTGCGCGGCCTGGGTCAGCTCGACCACGATCTGGCGCTTGTCGGTGTCATGCGGCCGGCGGACCACCAGGCCCGCCTCCTCCATGTTCGACACGATCCGCGTCATCGACGGCGGCTTGACCTGCTCGTGCGCGGCCAGCTCGCCGATCGTCATCGCGTCGTGTTTGCCGAGCGCACCGAGCACGCCGAGCTGGTTCGCGGTCAGGTCGTGCCCCTCGACGCGCTGCCGCCGGATCTGCCGGGACAACCGCAACGTGGACGACCTCAGAGCGCTGGCCAGCCCAACATCACTCTTCACCTGCTGGGCGACGATTTCGGGCATATCGTTAGCATAACTCATTACCTTTGCTAACGAAAACGCCTGCTTGATTATGCCCGCCCGCTCAACAGACCCCAGTACTACCTATCGTCAAGCAACCGGGCGACCGCCGCAGTGGTCACACCGCGCGACGTAGGAGCGCCAACACCGGGCGGGCGGGAGCGCCCAGAGCGGGAGCGACGCAGGAGCGGACGCGGCGGGCGCGTGGGAAACACCCCACCAGACGCACCCACCCGAGCGGCTCACCACCACCGTGGTCGCACCGCGCGACGTAGGAGCGCCAACACCGGGCGGGCGGGAGCACCCAGAGCGGGAGCGACGCAGGAGTGGACGCGGCGGGCGCGTGGGGGTACTACCCCCGCAGGGCGGAGGTGAAGATGCCTGGGAGGTGGCGGGGGTTGCCGTCGGCGGCGAAGGCGGTGAGTCTGCGGCCGGTGAGCTCGGCGGTACGGTTGGTGACGAACCACGGCGGGCGTGGCGACATCGCGAACTCGCCGTGCAGGTACGAGCGCGGGAACGGACGGAACG
This region includes:
- a CDS encoding mycothione reductase, which gives rise to MTHYDLVVVGTGSGNTIVTKQFADQKVAIVERGIFGGTCLNVGCIPTKMFVHTADLAAVPSHSSRLGVDEQLTGVRWPDIRDRIFGRIDPISAGGAEYREHHPNNVNVTLYHGTGRFTAERELTVTANEGGETVVLTADKFVLAAGSRPIVPFIPGLEETGFHTSDTIMRLPELPRRLGIIGSGFVAAEFAHVFSSLGVEVTLIARSDRMLRHEDSEIARRYTEIAAEKYTVKLLHETVHVWRRNDAIILKTLSPTGADEIAVDEVLVAVGRTPNSDLLDVGVAGVEVESDGRVVVDEFQQTAVEGIYALGDVCSPYQLKHVANHEARVVQHNLLHPDDRIRSDHRFVPHAVFGSPQVASVGLTEEEALEQGVAYVVGREAYADIAYGWAMEDTTGFAKILADPDTGQILGAHVIGPQASTVIQPVIQAMSFGLDAHTMARGQYWIHPAMPELIENALLNLKLKN
- a CDS encoding MFS transporter, with product MSPTFRAFKVRNFRLYASGAIISNIGTWMQRVAQDWLVLELTHSGTALGIVTGLQFLPALLISPYAGLIADRFPKRRVLTITQIAMGAVALVLGAMTVTGVVEAWHVYALAFLFGIGTAFDAPTRQAFVVEMVGKDELSNAVGLNSASFNAARLIGPGLAGLLIHWIGTGPVIIINGFSYAAVILSLHLMRSKELHTPKVAAREKGMIRDGMRYLWRRPDLMMVLVAVFFAGTFGLNFQMTSALMATQAFHKGAGEYGILGSILAIGSLAGALLAARRVRTRGRLVIGAALAFGLMVVVSGLMPTYLSFAVVLPLVGFTALTMLTAANATMQLGIEPTMRGRVMALYMTVLMGGTPIGSPFIGWVGQEFGARWSLIVGGAITVLGTTASVLYFSRRRGLAIRPHLLPRPRLDILSPTTDLLGEKSTLTETPSSPEPAVKPQVA
- a CDS encoding VOC family protein, which codes for MEQKLSRQEASDAVSDAGWRFLLGALRTSVPVSSLAEAAKIASRAVEACGDDADQHLVADIRPNRVVLTLQSLDHAAVTTRDIDLAHRISVVVREAGSQTGPDIGGDAPRSVQILEIGIDALDIAAIRPFWKAVLGYAPEAGADGPEDPLVDPVGQGAAIWFQQMDHPRPQRNRVHLDISVPHDEALRRLDAALSAGGQLLSEVRAPAFWVLSDPEGNEACITTWQARDKPTP
- a CDS encoding MarR family winged helix-turn-helix transcriptional regulator, producing MPEIVAQQVKSDVGLASALRSSTLRLSRQIRRQRVEGHDLTANQLGVLGALGKHDAMTIGELAAHEQVKPPSMTRIVSNMEEAGLVVRRPHDTDKRQIVVELTQAAHDLLHANRRRRDEWLQTKLKKLTPEERDILRKAAPVLERLAAT
- a CDS encoding LLM class flavin-dependent oxidoreductase, with the translated sequence MEIEGRNLPAPCVVVLVGPGAAGKSTWAAETFAADLVVSSDRLRALVGAGEDDLAASADAFALLEEVVRQRIGRRLTTVIDTLGLDRERRLNWLAMARAQGIPCVAVGFDTPAAECRRRNRERAKRIPADVLSGQLKTWAAVKKELPGEGYDDVLAPRAVRVVPEAFVGAAEALQRQRDTPAGLRFGLQLSSYTHKAGRKTTGQWIKDVGAAAEAAGFDGIYVMDHFRQIPQVGRAWEDFLESWTTLAFLAASTERVRLGTLVSGITYRNVAHLGKIVATLDVLSGGRAVCGLGLAWFEAEHKAYGWEFPSVGDRYALLEDALQLLPVLWGPGNKPWRGKVLDVPETACYPRPLQDPLPILVGGSGNRTLRLAARYADAVNVFGTADKVREKAAFLKANTEPGKEPPRLTQLSTTLIGKNPQHLTDLIDRLRPRNQDPAKYAASVNAGTVPDQIGRFRELAEAGAAEVMFSLPDLDDDLTPLATAGEVIAAFR